One Actinomadura viridis genomic region harbors:
- a CDS encoding SPW repeat protein encodes MTSRSVGIEHHPDIQELRERYEVAGQRPMAQGVDGLIGLAGLFLAVSPWVVGFSGRTNLAVNDLIIGIAVALLAVGFASAYGRTHGMAWVAPVIGLWAIASPWAVSGPAPTASVIWSNVVTGALIVLFGCGAMAVGMLRR; translated from the coding sequence ATGACCTCTCGTTCCGTCGGAATCGAGCACCATCCCGACATACAAGAGCTGCGTGAACGGTACGAGGTCGCGGGACAGCGGCCCATGGCGCAGGGCGTCGACGGGCTGATCGGCCTCGCCGGCCTCTTCCTGGCGGTCTCACCCTGGGTGGTCGGCTTCAGCGGCCGCACCAACCTGGCCGTCAACGACCTGATCATCGGGATCGCGGTGGCGCTGCTGGCCGTGGGGTTCGCCTCCGCGTACGGGCGCACGCACGGCATGGCCTGGGTGGCACCGGTGATCGGCCTGTGGGCGATCGCGTCCCCCTGGGCGGTCAGCGGCCCCGCCCCCACGGCGTCGGTCATCTGGAGCAACGTGGTGACGGGCGCCCTGATCGTGCTGTTCGGCTGCGGGGCGATGGCCGTCGGCATGCTGCGCCGGTGA
- a CDS encoding FAD-dependent oxidoreductase: MTGRPAAGVARRGRDRRATVVPAPAGRARFTGDAPAVAVVGGGIAGLAAATGLAERGARVTVYEREPVLGGRVAGWPVTLADGSAATMTRGFHAFFRQYYNLRGLLRRADGGLGMLTGLPDYPLLHSDGRTDGFAKVPRTPPWSALGFVALSPSFGWRDLARMDPVAALPLLDVSVPEIYRRLDGTSAADFLDAIRFPEAARHLAFEVFSRSFFADPARLSAAELALMFHIYFLGSAEGLLFDVPREPFPQALWDPLAAYLEGRGTRLRPGTPVDAVLPRPGGGADVVAGEARESYDGVVLALDTEGLRGVVARSPDLGDRAWRDRVDRLRTAPPFLVSRLWLDRPARADRAAFLGTGGFPSLDNVSVLERWDGEAARWAARTGGSVVELHAYAVDPDADRRAEEERLVAQLHRVYPETRDARVVGVRHVWREDCPMFATGGHGGRPTVRTPDPCVMVAGDLVRTELPVALMERAATTGFQASNALLSGWGVRGQTLWTVPRRGRSRLLRTVAALAPRVERASRTPGAPEAPARA, from the coding sequence GTGACCGGGCGCCCCGCCGCCGGGGTCGCGCGGCGCGGCCGGGACCGGCGCGCCACCGTCGTCCCCGCGCCCGCCGGACGCGCCCGGTTCACCGGGGACGCGCCCGCGGTCGCCGTCGTCGGCGGCGGCATCGCGGGCCTGGCCGCCGCGACCGGGCTCGCCGAACGCGGCGCGCGGGTGACGGTGTACGAGCGCGAGCCGGTGCTCGGCGGCCGGGTCGCCGGGTGGCCGGTGACGCTGGCCGACGGCTCGGCCGCCACCATGACCCGCGGGTTCCACGCCTTCTTCCGCCAGTACTACAACCTGCGCGGGCTGCTGCGCCGCGCGGACGGCGGGCTCGGCATGCTGACGGGCCTGCCGGACTACCCGCTGCTCCACAGCGACGGCCGGACCGACGGGTTCGCCAAGGTGCCCCGGACGCCGCCCTGGAGCGCGCTGGGGTTCGTGGCGCTCAGCCCCAGCTTCGGCTGGCGCGATCTGGCCCGGATGGATCCGGTGGCCGCGCTGCCGCTGCTGGACGTCAGCGTCCCGGAGATCTACCGGCGGCTCGACGGCACCAGCGCCGCGGACTTCCTGGACGCGATCCGCTTCCCGGAGGCGGCCCGGCACCTGGCCTTCGAGGTGTTCTCCCGCAGCTTCTTCGCCGATCCGGCGCGGCTGTCGGCCGCCGAGCTGGCCCTGATGTTCCACATCTACTTCCTGGGGTCGGCCGAGGGGCTGCTGTTCGACGTCCCCCGCGAACCGTTCCCGCAGGCGCTCTGGGACCCCCTCGCCGCGTACCTGGAGGGCCGGGGCACGCGGCTGCGCCCGGGTACGCCGGTGGACGCCGTCCTGCCGAGGCCGGGCGGGGGCGCCGACGTGGTGGCCGGCGAGGCCCGGGAGTCCTACGACGGCGTGGTCCTCGCGCTCGACACCGAGGGGCTGCGGGGCGTCGTCGCGCGGTCCCCGGATCTCGGCGACCGGGCCTGGCGGGACCGCGTGGACCGGCTGCGCACCGCGCCGCCGTTCCTGGTGTCGCGGCTGTGGCTGGACCGCCCGGCGCGCGCCGACCGGGCCGCTTTCCTGGGCACCGGCGGCTTCCCCTCGCTCGACAACGTGAGCGTGCTGGAACGCTGGGACGGCGAGGCGGCCCGGTGGGCGGCGCGCACGGGCGGGTCGGTCGTCGAGCTGCACGCCTACGCGGTGGACCCGGACGCCGATCGCCGCGCCGAGGAGGAACGGCTGGTCGCGCAGCTGCACCGCGTCTACCCGGAGACGCGGGACGCGCGGGTGGTCGGCGTCCGGCACGTGTGGCGGGAGGACTGCCCGATGTTCGCGACCGGGGGCCACGGCGGCAGGCCGACCGTGCGGACCCCCGACCCGTGCGTCATGGTGGCCGGGGACCTGGTCCGGACCGAGCTGCCGGTGGCGCTGATGGAACGGGCCGCCACGACCGGTTTCCAGGCCTCGAACGCCCTGCTGTCCGGGTGGGGCGTCCGGGGGCAGACGCTGTGGACGGTCCCCCGCCGGGGACGGTCGCGGCTGCTCCGTACGGTGGCCGCGCTGGCCCCGAGGGTGGAACGGGCCTCCAGGACTCCCGGCGCCCCCGAGGCTCCCGCGCGGGCCTAA
- a CDS encoding phytoene desaturase — MRDGRAMRRTTDHVVVVGAGLSGLSAALHLLGAGRRVTVVERAAGPGGRAGVLDLGGYLADAGPTVLTMPHLAGEAFGAVGDRLEDRLELVELHPAYHMRFADGSALDVHTRAEAMEEEIRRFAGPREAAGYRRMRAWLTELYSVQMRRFIDANFDSPFQLLTPDLARLAALGGLGRLGPRIGRFLSDERLRRAFTFQALYAGVPPTRALAAYAVIAYMDTIAGVYFPRGGMHALSRALADSAADAGGEFRWASEVTSLERRGDRVTAVRTAQGEHIPCDAVILTTELPDAYRLLGHEPRRPVALRHSPSAVVLHVGTDRTWPVLGHHTISFGRAWKRTFEEITRTGRLMSDPSLLITRPTATDPSLAPPGRHLHYVLAPCPNTATGPSARDWADLGPRYRDALVAELERRGLDGFGASIQAERLVTPADWTAGGHAAGTPFSVAHTFAQTGPFRPRNLVRGVGNAVLAGCGTTPGVGIPTVLISGKLAAARVTGELVPRGTGARRLRKATAP, encoded by the coding sequence ATGCGCGACGGGCGTGCCATGAGACGCACCACCGACCACGTGGTGGTCGTGGGAGCGGGACTGTCCGGCCTGTCGGCCGCGCTGCACCTGCTCGGCGCCGGGCGCCGGGTGACGGTGGTGGAGCGCGCGGCCGGGCCCGGCGGGCGGGCGGGAGTGCTCGACCTCGGCGGCTACCTCGCCGACGCCGGGCCGACCGTGCTGACGATGCCGCACCTGGCGGGCGAGGCGTTCGGCGCCGTCGGCGACCGGCTCGAGGACCGGCTGGAACTGGTCGAGCTGCACCCGGCGTACCACATGCGGTTCGCCGACGGCTCCGCGCTGGACGTCCACACCCGGGCCGAGGCGATGGAAGAGGAGATCCGCCGGTTCGCCGGTCCGCGCGAGGCCGCGGGCTACCGGCGGATGCGGGCCTGGCTGACCGAGCTGTACTCCGTGCAGATGCGGCGTTTCATCGACGCCAACTTCGACTCCCCGTTCCAGCTGCTCACCCCGGACCTGGCCCGGCTGGCGGCGCTGGGCGGCCTCGGCCGGCTCGGCCCGCGGATCGGCCGGTTCCTGTCGGACGAGCGGCTGCGCCGGGCGTTCACCTTCCAGGCGCTGTACGCGGGGGTCCCGCCCACCCGGGCGCTGGCCGCCTACGCCGTCATCGCCTACATGGACACCATCGCCGGGGTCTACTTCCCCCGCGGCGGCATGCACGCCCTGTCCCGCGCGCTGGCGGACTCGGCCGCCGACGCGGGAGGGGAGTTCCGCTGGGCCAGCGAGGTCACGTCCCTCGAACGGCGCGGCGACCGGGTCACCGCGGTGCGCACGGCGCAGGGGGAGCACATCCCCTGCGACGCGGTGATCCTCACCACCGAGCTGCCGGACGCCTACCGGCTGCTGGGCCACGAGCCGCGCCGCCCGGTGGCCCTGCGCCACTCGCCGTCGGCGGTCGTCCTGCACGTGGGCACCGACCGTACGTGGCCGGTGCTCGGGCATCACACCATCTCCTTCGGGCGGGCCTGGAAGCGCACGTTCGAGGAGATCACCCGCACCGGACGGCTCATGAGCGACCCGTCGCTGCTGATCACGCGGCCCACCGCGACCGATCCGAGCCTGGCCCCGCCCGGCCGGCACCTGCACTACGTCCTGGCTCCCTGCCCCAACACCGCCACCGGCCCCTCGGCCCGCGACTGGGCCGACCTCGGGCCGCGCTACCGCGACGCCCTGGTGGCCGAGCTGGAACGCCGGGGGCTCGACGGGTTCGGCGCCTCGATCCAGGCGGAACGGCTGGTCACCCCCGCCGACTGGACGGCCGGGGGGCACGCGGCCGGGACGCCGTTCTCGGTGGCGCACACCTTCGCCCAGACCGGCCCGTTCCGTCCCCGCAACCTCGTGCGCGGGGTCGGCAACGCGGTGCTGGCGGGCTGCGGCACGACCCCCGGCGTCGGCATCCCCACCGTGCTCATCTCCGGGAAGCTCGCGGCGGCCCGCGTCACCGGAGAACTGGTGCCGCGCGGAACGGGCGCGCGGCGGCTCCGGAAGGCCACCGCCCCATGA
- a CDS encoding DUF5914 domain-containing protein, with protein MTRDDARRRRPRIPLRLGRPVRWQDQPLTWREAKPSIITAALKQATARPSGNWYVLGASRSIAQGKRPYGRTIGGVEVIAWRDRSGRLRAGPGVCPHLGAPLRDARLVCGAVVCHWHGLRLDGEPYAGWEPFPAYDDGVLAWVRLDTLGGEPPLERPVLPVRPDPARSLDAVFEAEGVCEPEDVIANRFDPWHGAWLHPYSFVDLTVREVPPASPDGGAPASASPASASPASGPDDGFVVDVSFKVVGRAVVPVRAVFTAPEPRTVVMHITEGEGRTSVVETHATPLGEDARGNPRTAVVEAVIATSERPGFTAARSVAPLMRPLIRQVAGRVWRDDLAYAERRWELRASGRFPG; from the coding sequence ATGACCCGTGACGACGCGCGCCGCCGCCGTCCCCGGATCCCGCTGCGCCTGGGGCGCCCGGTCCGCTGGCAGGACCAGCCGCTGACCTGGCGGGAGGCCAAGCCCTCGATCATCACGGCCGCCCTGAAACAGGCCACCGCCCGGCCGTCGGGCAACTGGTACGTCCTGGGCGCCAGCCGGTCCATCGCCCAAGGGAAGAGGCCCTACGGCCGCACCATCGGGGGCGTGGAGGTCATCGCCTGGCGTGACCGGTCGGGGCGGTTGCGGGCCGGCCCCGGCGTCTGCCCCCATCTGGGAGCGCCCTTGCGGGACGCCCGGTTGGTGTGCGGCGCCGTGGTCTGCCACTGGCACGGGCTGCGTCTCGACGGTGAGCCCTACGCAGGGTGGGAGCCTTTCCCCGCCTACGACGACGGTGTGCTGGCGTGGGTGCGGCTGGACACGCTCGGCGGCGAGCCCCCGCTGGAACGTCCGGTCCTGCCGGTCCGTCCCGACCCGGCCCGTTCCCTGGACGCGGTGTTCGAGGCGGAGGGGGTCTGCGAACCCGAGGACGTGATCGCCAACCGTTTCGACCCCTGGCACGGGGCCTGGCTGCACCCCTACTCGTTCGTGGACCTGACCGTGCGGGAGGTCCCCCCGGCGTCCCCGGACGGCGGCGCGCCCGCCTCAGCGTCGCCCGCCTCAGCGTCGCCCGCCTCCGGGCCGGACGACGGGTTCGTGGTGGACGTCTCGTTCAAGGTCGTGGGCCGCGCGGTCGTCCCCGTCCGGGCGGTCTTCACCGCGCCCGAACCACGAACCGTGGTCATGCACATCACCGAAGGGGAGGGGCGGACCTCGGTGGTGGAGACGCACGCCACCCCGCTCGGCGAGGACGCGCGCGGCAACCCGCGCACCGCCGTCGTGGAGGCGGTCATCGCCACCTCCGAGCGTCCCGGCTTCACGGCGGCCCGGTCGGTCGCCCCGCTGATGCGCCCGCTGATCCGGCAGGTGGCCGGGCGGGTGTGGCGGGACGACCTCGCCTACGCCGAGCGCCGCTGGGAGCTGCGCGCCTCGGGACGGTTCCCCGGTTAG
- a CDS encoding phytoene/squalene synthase family protein, whose protein sequence is MTRRELDAAGVTDPVLRDAYARCRRLNARHGRTYFLATRLLPVARRPAVHALYGFARWADDIVDDLDPGLTPARRAAALDRLEERLADGLRRGTGSEPVVRALAHTAAVYDIDHRHFTDFMAAMRSDLEVTRYRTYAELRGYMHGSAAVIGLQMLPVLGTVVPREEAAPHAAALGVAFQLTNFLRDVGEDLDRGRVYLPEDLMSAHGVDRELLLWSRATGRTDPRIRALLTAAADFTQGVYREAAPGLAMLEPASRACVRTAFILYRDILRVIEEDGYAVLHRRAVVPRGRRAAVALGGGARAIAARLRAPAPRRPAPLRRPAPLRRPAPAPPQRPAPAPPQRPAPAAPSQSVPPVLTEGPS, encoded by the coding sequence ATGACCCGGCGGGAACTGGACGCCGCGGGCGTCACCGACCCGGTGCTGCGCGACGCCTACGCCCGCTGCCGGCGCCTCAACGCCCGGCACGGCCGCACGTACTTCCTGGCCACCCGGCTGCTGCCGGTGGCGCGGAGACCCGCCGTCCACGCCCTGTACGGGTTCGCCCGCTGGGCCGACGACATCGTGGACGACCTCGACCCGGGCCTCACGCCGGCCCGGCGCGCCGCGGCCCTGGACCGGCTGGAGGAACGCCTGGCCGACGGGCTGCGCCGGGGCACCGGCTCTGAGCCCGTCGTGCGGGCGCTGGCGCACACGGCGGCGGTCTACGACATCGACCACCGGCATTTCACCGACTTCATGGCGGCCATGCGCAGTGACCTGGAGGTGACGCGTTACCGCACCTACGCCGAGCTGCGCGGGTACATGCACGGCTCGGCCGCGGTGATCGGCCTGCAGATGCTCCCCGTCCTCGGCACGGTGGTCCCGAGGGAGGAGGCGGCGCCGCACGCCGCCGCGCTGGGCGTCGCGTTCCAGCTCACCAACTTCCTGCGGGACGTGGGGGAGGACCTCGACCGGGGCCGCGTCTACCTGCCCGAGGACCTGATGAGCGCGCACGGCGTCGATCGCGAACTGCTGCTCTGGAGCCGCGCCACCGGGAGGACCGATCCCAGGATCCGGGCCCTCCTGACGGCCGCCGCGGACTTCACCCAGGGCGTCTACCGCGAGGCCGCCCCGGGGCTGGCGATGCTGGAGCCCGCCTCGCGCGCCTGCGTGCGGACGGCGTTCATCCTCTACCGGGACATCCTGCGCGTGATCGAGGAGGACGGGTACGCCGTGCTGCACCGGCGGGCCGTGGTGCCGCGCGGGCGGAGAGCGGCGGTGGCGCTCGGCGGCGGCGCGCGGGCGATCGCGGCCCGGCTGCGGGCTCCGGCGCCGCGACGACCGGCCCCACTGCGACGACCGGCCCCACTGCGACGGCCCGCACCCGCGCCGCCGCAACGGCCCGCACCCGCGCCGCCGCAACGGCCCGCGCCCGCCGCGCCGTCCCAGTCCGTACCGCCGGTGCTCACGGAGGGCCCCTCATGA
- a CDS encoding TetR/AcrR family transcriptional regulator: MTRSSALRDHVASGLLETAAAVLAERGDSASMIDIAEAAGVARATLYRYFPNREALRRALYDAAFADLIARVADAGLAGAPVTEGLARMTRAVVGAASKWRALTLFQKTPVDTESLERELIVPMHTLFERGVAEGAFRTDLPVATIIEIYLGLLEGAVGRVIQGRLVVEEASSAITTIFLHGALAGSGDRDGTSRAARGEAG, encoded by the coding sequence ATGACCAGGAGCTCAGCCCTTCGCGACCACGTGGCCTCCGGCCTGCTGGAGACCGCGGCGGCCGTGCTGGCCGAGCGCGGTGACTCGGCGAGCATGATCGATATCGCCGAGGCCGCCGGTGTGGCCCGTGCCACCCTCTACCGGTACTTCCCCAACCGGGAGGCCCTGCGGCGCGCGCTGTACGACGCCGCGTTCGCCGACCTCATCGCGCGGGTCGCCGACGCCGGGCTGGCCGGCGCGCCGGTGACCGAGGGGCTCGCCCGGATGACCCGGGCTGTGGTCGGGGCGGCCAGCAAGTGGCGAGCACTGACGCTCTTCCAGAAGACGCCCGTCGACACCGAGAGCCTCGAACGCGAGCTGATCGTGCCGATGCACACGCTGTTCGAGCGCGGCGTGGCGGAGGGGGCCTTCCGCACCGACCTGCCGGTGGCGACCATCATCGAGATCTACCTGGGCCTGCTCGAAGGCGCCGTGGGCCGGGTGATCCAGGGCCGGCTCGTGGTCGAGGAGGCCAGCAGCGCCATCACCACCATCTTCCTGCACGGGGCGCTCGCCGGCTCCGGGGACCGGGACGGGACGTCCCGGGCCGCGCGGGGCGAGGCGGGATGA
- the dacB gene encoding D-alanyl-D-alanine carboxypeptidase/D-alanyl-D-alanine-endopeptidase, with the protein MPTHRSPGTVLAALLGGGSIALAAALPAGQAHAQATPRATAKAPAAAPRVTAEAPAAAPRVTAEAPAAAPRTGDLAADLDAILADARLTGAGVGVLVRDARTGRVRYDRRSGVPLMPASNQKIHTSTAALSILGPGYRFRTSVRADARAGSTVHGNLYLKGTGDPTLRAAEYDRLAAEVAARGVTEVTGDLVADDTWFDAERTAPGWDPADFPYAYAAQISALTIAPDDAFNAGSIKVTVTPGEAGGPVRVALDPPVDVVTVDNRATTGAAGTPSTLSVTRPRGANTIVVSGSYPAGGKPVESLRTVEEPALYAAAVFRDALEAHGVRVAGTTRRGRTPAGRAALATRRSMPLSALTTPFLKLSNNVIAEILVKAIGRETRGEGSWRAGLPVIERHLASQGVSPGRLELTDGSGLSRSNRTTPRDIAAVLGKARGRTWFPAWFRALPVAGDPDPMTGGTLSGRMGGTPAAGRVQAKTGTLTGVTALSGYVRDPSGHRLIFSVVLNGYSGGAPKDIEDRIAVRLAGGPAALGRSATARQVPGPSLECTWTMTC; encoded by the coding sequence ATGCCGACGCATCGATCGCCGGGCACCGTTCTCGCCGCGCTGCTCGGTGGGGGGAGCATCGCGCTGGCCGCGGCCCTCCCCGCCGGCCAGGCCCACGCGCAGGCCACGCCACGCGCCACGGCCAAGGCTCCGGCCGCCGCGCCACGGGTCACGGCCGAGGCTCCGGCCGCCGCGCCACGGGTCACGGCCGAGGCTCCGGCCGCCGCGCCGCGCACGGGCGACCTGGCGGCCGATCTGGACGCCATCCTGGCCGACGCCCGCCTCACGGGGGCCGGTGTCGGGGTGCTGGTGCGCGACGCGCGGACGGGACGCGTCCGGTACGACCGCCGCTCCGGCGTCCCGCTCATGCCCGCGTCCAACCAGAAGATCCACACCTCCACCGCCGCCCTGTCGATCCTGGGCCCCGGCTACCGGTTCCGCACCAGCGTGCGCGCCGACGCCCGGGCGGGCTCCACCGTGCACGGGAACCTCTACCTGAAGGGCACCGGGGACCCCACCCTGCGGGCCGCCGAGTACGACCGGCTCGCCGCCGAGGTCGCGGCCCGGGGCGTCACCGAGGTGACGGGCGACCTGGTGGCGGACGACACCTGGTTCGACGCCGAGCGCACCGCGCCGGGCTGGGATCCCGCCGACTTCCCGTACGCCTACGCCGCCCAGATCTCCGCCCTGACCATCGCGCCCGACGACGCGTTCAACGCGGGCTCGATCAAGGTGACGGTCACGCCGGGCGAGGCGGGCGGGCCGGTCCGGGTGGCGCTGGACCCGCCGGTGGACGTGGTCACCGTCGACAACCGGGCCACCACCGGGGCGGCGGGCACCCCGTCCACCCTGTCGGTCACCCGGCCGCGCGGAGCCAACACGATCGTCGTCAGCGGCTCGTACCCGGCCGGCGGCAAGCCCGTGGAGAGCCTGCGCACGGTGGAGGAGCCCGCGCTGTACGCGGCGGCCGTCTTCCGCGACGCGCTGGAGGCGCACGGCGTGCGGGTCGCGGGAACGACCCGGCGCGGCCGGACGCCCGCCGGGCGGGCCGCGCTCGCCACCCGCCGGTCGATGCCGCTCTCCGCGCTGACCACCCCGTTCCTCAAGCTCAGCAACAACGTCATCGCCGAGATCCTGGTGAAGGCGATCGGGCGCGAGACGCGGGGCGAGGGCAGCTGGCGGGCCGGGCTGCCGGTGATCGAACGCCATCTGGCGTCCCAGGGCGTCTCCCCCGGACGGCTCGAACTGACCGACGGCTCGGGACTCTCCCGTTCCAACCGCACGACGCCGCGGGACATCGCCGCGGTGCTGGGCAAGGCGCGGGGCAGGACCTGGTTCCCGGCGTGGTTCCGTGCCCTGCCGGTCGCCGGCGACCCCGACCCGATGACCGGCGGGACGCTGTCCGGCCGGATGGGGGGCACCCCGGCGGCCGGCCGCGTCCAGGCCAAGACCGGGACGCTGACGGGCGTCACGGCGCTGTCGGGCTACGTGCGCGACCCGTCGGGGCACCGGCTGATCTTCTCGGTCGTCCTCAACGGCTACTCCGGCGGGGCGCCCAAGGACATCGAGGACCGGATCGCGGTCCGGCTGGCCGGCGGGCCCGCCGCACTCGGCCGCAGCGCCACCGCCCGGCAGGTCCCCGGCCCGTCGCTCGAATGCACCTGGACGATGACCTGCTGA